TCGTTTTTTCTCTTCCAATCCCGGCATGTCCTCGCGTGTGGCCCACCATATTGATTTTCCTGACTACGCACCCGAAGAATTGGAAAAGATTGCAGACATCATGCTTGAGGACATGCAGTATCGCTTTGATGAACCGGCGCAGCAGGCGTTTTCCCAATACATCGCCAAGCGCATGCAGCAGCCTTATTTTGCCAACGCCCGCAGCGTGCGCAATGCACTGGAGCGTGCCCGCCTGCGCCACGCGTCCAGACTGATGCGCGACCCCGACAATGTCAGCGACGCCGCCCTGCAAACGATTGGTGCGCAGGATATTCGGGCCAGCCGAGTCTTTTCTGATGCATCGTCTGCCAATCCTCAGGCCAGCAACCAGCATGACCGGCAGCAAGACAACGGGGAGACATAACATGCTTAAAGCACTGATCTTTGATGTAGACGGGACACTGGCCGATACTGAAACCGTACATCTGCGCGCATTCAATACCGCCTTTATCCTGGCCGGACTCGACTGGTACTGGGACGAAGACCTGTACACCCAATTGCTGGCAATTAGCGGTGGCAAGGAGCGCATGGCGCACTACTGGCTTTCCGTAGATCCTGAAGGCGCCAGCACGCTACAGGCCGCAAGAAAGATCCGTGAGGTTCATGCGATCAAGACCGAGGAATATGCGCGCCTGGTCGATAACGGCCAGATCACCTTGCGTCCGGGTATTCACCGGCTGATTATCGATGCTTATTGCGCCGGTATACCGCTAGCCATTGCCACCACCACTACTGCAGCCAACGTACAGGCCTTGTTGCATCACTGCCTGGGATCGGACTGGAGGAAATTTTTCGTGGCAATTTGCGATGCCAGCACACCTGGCAAGAAAAAACCTGAGCCCGACGTGTATCTGCAGGCGCTGGCCGAACTGGACGTGGAAGCGACCAACTGCATTGCTTTTGAGGACTCGGAAAACGGCTTGCGCGCAGCGGCCCGCGCCGGTATTTCAACCATCATCACGCCCACCCATTACACCGCAGGCCAGGATTTTGCCGGCGCCATGCTGGTGCTGCCGCACCTGGCGATCCGGATCTGCCAGTGCCGCCAGGCAACGGCATCCACCAGTCCATGGTGGATCTGTTCACGCTCAAATGCCTGCACGCAGATCCCCTGCTCAAGGCCGGCTGAAAGCGGACGCAAGGCGGATCCAAGGCCAACCGAAG
Above is a window of Advenella kashmirensis WT001 DNA encoding:
- a CDS encoding HAD-IA family hydrolase, encoding MLKALIFDVDGTLADTETVHLRAFNTAFILAGLDWYWDEDLYTQLLAISGGKERMAHYWLSVDPEGASTLQAARKIREVHAIKTEEYARLVDNGQITLRPGIHRLIIDAYCAGIPLAIATTTTAANVQALLHHCLGSDWRKFFVAICDASTPGKKKPEPDVYLQALAELDVEATNCIAFEDSENGLRAAARAGISTIITPTHYTAGQDFAGAMLVLPHLAIRICQCRQATASTSPWWICSRSNACTQIPCSRPAESGRKADPRPTEDAPANDSTRGDTHANTATTYPDPVPDRRAAPLSRSRRRLQ